In one Ornithinimicrobium pratense genomic region, the following are encoded:
- a CDS encoding amidohydrolase family protein, whose translation MSASRTRQADDLLPPRTDADVPAYLDALGLPGLADLHVHFHPDRLTQAIWAYFDRAEEHYGTPWPIHYRASAQERLATLARLGVHQVPALTYAHKPGMVADLNAWCADFAAAHPQVLRCATLYPEPGMTEQIQEAVDDGLALVKVHVTVSDLAPDDDLLGGSWELLARARVPVVIHAGTGPQVRGRDVSKAGPEGVGRLLATHPDLTLVIAHLGMPEYDEFADLAERYPRVHLDTTMAGTDFMERSAPVPPRFLGRLQELRSRVVLGSDFPNIPYPYAHQLEALHRWGLGQEWLQDVLWHNGRRLLAERAVA comes from the coding sequence GTGAGCGCCTCCCGGACCCGGCAGGCCGATGATCTGCTGCCGCCACGGACGGACGCGGACGTGCCCGCCTACCTGGACGCCCTCGGCCTCCCGGGCCTGGCGGACCTGCACGTGCACTTCCACCCCGACCGGCTGACGCAGGCGATCTGGGCCTATTTCGACCGGGCGGAGGAGCACTACGGCACCCCCTGGCCGATCCACTACCGCGCGTCCGCGCAGGAGCGGTTGGCGACGCTGGCCCGCCTCGGGGTGCACCAGGTCCCCGCCCTGACCTACGCGCACAAGCCGGGGATGGTCGCCGACCTCAACGCCTGGTGCGCAGACTTCGCCGCAGCCCACCCACAGGTGTTGCGGTGCGCCACCCTCTACCCCGAGCCGGGGATGACCGAGCAGATCCAGGAGGCGGTGGACGACGGTCTGGCCCTGGTCAAGGTGCATGTGACGGTCAGCGACCTGGCCCCCGACGACGACCTGCTCGGCGGCTCGTGGGAGCTGCTCGCCCGGGCCCGCGTGCCGGTCGTCATCCACGCGGGCACCGGCCCCCAGGTCCGGGGACGGGATGTCAGCAAGGCTGGTCCGGAGGGCGTTGGACGGCTGCTCGCGACCCATCCCGACCTCACGCTGGTCATCGCCCACCTCGGCATGCCGGAGTATGACGAGTTCGCCGACCTCGCCGAGCGTTACCCCCGTGTGCACCTGGACACCACCATGGCCGGCACCGACTTCATGGAGCGCTCCGCGCCGGTGCCGCCCCGCTTCCTGGGCCGGCTGCAGGAGCTGCGCTCCCGGGTGGTGCTGGGCTCCGACTTCCCGAACATTCCCTATCCTTATGCCCACCAGCTGGAGGCGCTGCACCGCTGGGGGCTGGGGCAGGAGTGGCTGCAGGACGTGCTGTGGCACAACGGCCGGCGACTGCTCGCGGAGCGCGCGGTGGCCTAG
- a CDS encoding cytochrome P450: MGQLATVSPTDLVRTLGTVMLPPVVKGPIVRRPRAVTLLERMDAERHALTQMQRLREKHGPDPVQINLAGRRLALVLDPDDVHRVLNESPEPFAPASLEKRGALGHFQPAGVLASSNEDRRQRRPFNEDVLATGTVVHPRVGLRMAQVAQEEMDVLLGHVDFAGELDWDSYARAWMRIVRRAVLGDSAREDEAVTDELLTLRRLGNLSYLAPRRPALRARFLERLRGYVDRAEPGSLAEVVAQTPAPPGTEPHQQIPQWLFAFDAATWASLRALALLTDHPGAADRVRAELDRAPDLPFTRSAVLESLRLWPTTPLILREATRETSWRTGTLPEGASLVIFAPFFHRDDQRLPQAHTFDPDQWLQERTDEDWPLVPFSGGPAMCPGRNVVLLVASSALGHLIGSRAFGSTAGLEPGRLPSLLSPFRLRFPLSAPAPA; this comes from the coding sequence ATGGGACAGCTCGCGACCGTCAGCCCGACCGACCTCGTCCGCACCCTAGGCACGGTGATGCTGCCGCCAGTGGTCAAGGGCCCGATCGTCCGACGCCCCCGGGCCGTCACCCTGCTGGAACGGATGGACGCCGAACGGCACGCGCTGACCCAGATGCAGCGCCTCCGGGAGAAACATGGACCCGACCCCGTGCAGATCAACCTGGCCGGCCGCCGGCTGGCTCTGGTGCTGGACCCCGACGACGTCCACCGCGTCCTCAACGAGAGCCCCGAGCCGTTCGCGCCCGCCTCCCTAGAGAAGCGGGGGGCGCTCGGCCACTTCCAGCCCGCCGGGGTGCTGGCCTCCAGCAACGAGGACCGCCGGCAGCGACGACCCTTCAACGAGGACGTGCTGGCCACCGGGACTGTCGTGCACCCCCGGGTCGGCCTGCGGATGGCGCAGGTCGCCCAGGAGGAGATGGACGTGCTCCTGGGCCACGTCGACTTTGCCGGCGAGCTGGACTGGGACAGCTATGCCCGCGCTTGGATGCGGATCGTGCGCCGGGCGGTGCTGGGGGACAGCGCGCGGGAGGACGAGGCAGTCACCGACGAGCTGCTGACCCTGCGGCGGCTGGGCAATCTGTCCTACCTGGCGCCGCGGAGGCCCGCACTGCGGGCGCGGTTCCTGGAGCGGCTGCGCGGCTATGTCGACCGAGCCGAGCCGGGGAGCCTGGCCGAGGTGGTGGCGCAGACGCCTGCCCCTCCCGGGACCGAACCGCACCAGCAGATCCCGCAGTGGCTCTTCGCCTTCGACGCCGCCACCTGGGCGAGCTTGCGAGCACTGGCCCTGCTGACCGACCACCCCGGCGCCGCGGACCGGGTCCGGGCAGAGCTGGACCGGGCGCCGGACCTGCCCTTCACGCGGTCCGCCGTGCTGGAGTCGCTGCGGCTGTGGCCGACCACGCCGCTCATCCTGAGGGAGGCGACCCGCGAGACCTCCTGGCGCACCGGCACCCTGCCCGAGGGGGCCTCCCTGGTGATCTTCGCGCCGTTCTTCCACCGCGACGACCAGCGCCTGCCGCAGGCGCACACCTTCGACCCCGACCAGTGGCTGCAGGAGCGCACCGACGAGGACTGGCCGCTGGTGCCGTTCAGCGGCGGGCCGGCGATGTGCCCGGGCCGCAACGTCGTGCTGCTGGTCGCCAGCTCGGCCTTGGGCCACCTCATCGGGTCCCGGGCCTTTGGCTCCACCGCCGGGCTGGAGCCGGGCCGGCTCCCCTCCCTGCTGTCGCCGTTCCGGCTCAGGTTCCCCCTCTCTGCTCCCGCGCCTGCCTAA
- a CDS encoding OmpA family protein, with amino-acid sequence MRRLGAAPRHSPRFGRTWAVVAGTALVLTVTGQALADERGDVLDSLPSSAWGQSIVALESSTTVLDERITYLEPRISPFETRTTEGEETVITLSSDILFAFGEATIEPEAERRIGELLADVPDGATVQVHGHTDSIGGRDFNQALSEDRAETVAEVILADRPDLQLEVEGFGMDDPVEPNATDGEDNPEGRALNRRVEVRFDG; translated from the coding sequence ATGAGGCGCCTCGGAGCCGCCCCTCGGCACTCGCCCCGGTTCGGCCGCACGTGGGCCGTGGTCGCGGGCACGGCCCTGGTGCTCACCGTGACGGGCCAGGCCCTGGCCGACGAGCGGGGGGACGTGCTCGACTCCCTGCCCTCCTCCGCATGGGGTCAGAGCATCGTCGCGCTCGAGTCGAGCACGACCGTGCTGGACGAACGCATCACCTATCTCGAGCCGAGAATCTCGCCCTTCGAGACCCGCACCACCGAGGGCGAGGAGACGGTCATCACGCTCTCCTCCGACATCCTCTTCGCCTTCGGCGAGGCCACGATCGAGCCCGAGGCCGAGCGCAGGATCGGCGAGCTGCTCGCCGACGTCCCCGACGGTGCGACCGTGCAGGTGCACGGCCACACCGACTCGATCGGCGGCAGGGACTTTAACCAGGCGCTGTCCGAGGACCGGGCCGAGACCGTCGCGGAGGTCATCCTGGCGGACCGGCCTGATCTGCAGCTCGAGGTCGAGGGCTTCGGAATGGATGACCCAGTGGAGCCGAATGCGACGGACGGCGAGGACAACCCCGAGGGGCGCGCGCTCAACCGTCGTGTCGAGGTCCGCTTCGACGGCTGA
- a CDS encoding TraR/DksA family transcriptional regulator — MHGDVRAQLEAKERELVDQMQQLTRPQQDQGSISFGKRVGDGTAMAVDRLAAVSAHDNLQGLLDEVRHARTRLDEGRYGVCEECGEPIPEGRLEARPWATRCVRHS; from the coding sequence ATGCACGGGGACGTCAGGGCACAGTTAGAGGCCAAGGAGCGTGAGCTCGTGGACCAGATGCAGCAGCTGACCCGCCCGCAGCAGGACCAGGGCAGCATCTCCTTCGGCAAGCGGGTCGGGGACGGGACCGCGATGGCCGTCGACCGGTTGGCGGCGGTGAGCGCCCATGACAACCTGCAGGGGCTGCTGGACGAGGTGCGGCACGCCCGTACCCGCCTGGACGAGGGCCGGTACGGCGTCTGCGAGGAGTGTGGCGAGCCGATCCCCGAGGGGCGGCTGGAGGCGCGCCCCTGGGCCACGCGGTGCGTGCGGCACAGCTGA
- a CDS encoding TraR/DksA family transcriptional regulator — MQDQARRQLAARETQIRAQMEALLAPDAELTTAALARCLGESEAIIVEQQTAGTAHTALQEELEQVQRAQQRMAQGRYGVCEVCGTAIPEDRLEVRPWSTRCVQHG, encoded by the coding sequence ATGCAGGACCAGGCACGCAGGCAGCTGGCCGCACGGGAGACGCAGATCAGGGCGCAGATGGAGGCGTTGCTGGCCCCGGACGCTGAGCTGACGACGGCAGCGCTGGCGCGCTGCCTGGGCGAGAGCGAAGCGATCATCGTCGAGCAGCAGACCGCCGGCACCGCGCACACCGCGCTCCAGGAGGAGCTGGAGCAGGTGCAGCGGGCTCAGCAGCGGATGGCGCAGGGCCGGTACGGGGTGTGCGAGGTGTGCGGCACGGCCATCCCGGAGGACCGGCTCGAGGTGCGACCCTGGTCGACGCGCTGCGTGCAGCACGGCTGA
- a CDS encoding low molecular weight protein-tyrosine-phosphatase has protein sequence MRIMTVCLGNICRSPAAEAVLVHELRQAGLDHVSVTSAGTGPWHVGRRPHEMTIEEGEGRGYTLSTVGIQFLPELFDEADLVVAMDSANEQDILVLARTPQDAAKVVRLGAFAGDAVEGVRDVPDPYNGPREGYTRMYDQIEDAVAGLVRSLQQDSLEQVLAEHRSAR, from the coding sequence ATGCGCATCATGACCGTCTGCCTGGGAAACATCTGCCGCTCTCCCGCCGCCGAGGCGGTGCTCGTCCACGAGCTGAGGCAGGCCGGGTTGGACCACGTGAGCGTCACCTCAGCGGGGACCGGGCCGTGGCACGTGGGCCGCCGGCCGCACGAGATGACGATCGAGGAGGGCGAGGGCCGGGGTTACACCTTGAGCACCGTCGGCATCCAGTTCCTGCCCGAGCTTTTCGACGAGGCAGACTTGGTGGTGGCCATGGACTCCGCCAACGAGCAGGACATCCTGGTGCTGGCCCGCACCCCGCAGGACGCGGCCAAGGTGGTCCGCCTCGGTGCCTTCGCCGGCGACGCCGTCGAGGGGGTGCGCGACGTGCCCGACCCCTACAACGGCCCGCGCGAGGGCTACACGCGCATGTACGACCAGATCGAGGATGCCGTCGCGGGCCTGGTGCGCTCCCTGCAGCAGGACTCGCTGGAGCAGGTGCTGGCCGAGCACCGGTCAGCCCGCTGA
- a CDS encoding ABC transporter ATP-binding protein: MVQVEVTNVQVERAGHPVLAPTTFSVDRGRVLAVTGANGSGKTTLLRVLAGLERASAGRCLVAGRPIDERDPRFRRAVAALVGPPPTARDLTVLEHLELVARTWGSDAATAGRTADRLLGELGIARLAQRLPHQLSAGQAHLCALALTLARPGEVLLLDEPEQRLDEDRLTAVSQLLDRRRRDGATLLLATHSSRLVEELDADELVLREAA, encoded by the coding sequence ATGGTCCAGGTGGAGGTCACCAACGTGCAGGTGGAGCGAGCGGGCCACCCCGTGCTGGCGCCCACGACCTTCAGCGTGGACCGAGGACGGGTGCTCGCCGTCACCGGAGCCAACGGATCCGGCAAGACCACCCTTCTGCGCGTCCTGGCCGGGCTGGAACGGGCCAGCGCCGGACGGTGTCTGGTCGCGGGGCGTCCGATTGACGAGCGCGACCCCCGTTTTCGCCGGGCGGTCGCGGCTCTGGTCGGGCCGCCCCCGACGGCGCGGGACCTCACGGTCCTCGAGCACCTGGAGCTCGTGGCCAGGACCTGGGGCAGTGATGCGGCGACCGCCGGCAGGACTGCCGACCGGCTGCTGGGCGAGCTCGGGATCGCCCGGCTGGCACAGCGCCTGCCGCACCAGCTCTCGGCCGGTCAGGCGCATCTGTGCGCGCTCGCCCTCACCCTGGCCCGCCCCGGAGAGGTGCTGCTTCTCGACGAGCCCGAGCAGCGGCTGGACGAGGACCGGCTCACCGCCGTCAGCCAGCTGCTGGACCGTCGACGCCGCGACGGGGCCACCCTGCTCCTAGCCACGCACAGCAGCAGGCTCGTGGAGGAGCTCGACGCCGACGAGCTGGTCCTGCGGGAGGCGGCGTGA
- a CDS encoding serine hydrolase, with the protein MPTRTAGARRSVGVVASAAAAALLLTACTGGQEDPMSQDSVSPTGAGAPTSQQPGTTEAPAPDATTGGPDDAGATTAPATTAPPAEVDLAAVISDEDLLEQTRWALGLLEEETGVVSAGEFAERFDQAFQDQLSAFELSVGIGPLRLSGPYTVTHAAVGAGRVASLSLHSERRPLILSIGLDDEGRIQMLSYQEDTSGEPPAISAWADLDAALADLGAQTQVVVGEVRDGTCQTVHTTEGLPAGGEARPTGSVFKLLVLAGLVDAVEAGELAWADELEITDAVKSLPSGILQDRETGSTVSVQEAAELMISISDNTATDLLIAAVGQDRLRSSAEQAGVDPDRVTPLQTTRELFILGWGVEQDVRDRWARAASHQERQAVLEGLPQDLSVVDVDAVTTPVWQDGVDWPLTGGEVCSMHARLQQQAATEAGGPVREILSANPGGQVPESVTYQGFKGGSAPGVLALSYYVETGAAAQDAPEGYVLVLQTRSESMIDQLRMGTIVGAGLQHLAGGED; encoded by the coding sequence ATGCCGACCCGCACCGCAGGTGCCCGCCGCTCCGTCGGGGTGGTGGCCAGCGCAGCAGCCGCCGCGCTACTGCTCACCGCCTGCACCGGAGGGCAGGAGGACCCGATGAGCCAGGACTCGGTGAGCCCGACGGGCGCGGGCGCGCCCACGAGCCAGCAACCGGGCACGACGGAGGCACCCGCCCCGGACGCGACGACCGGGGGGCCGGACGACGCGGGGGCGACCACCGCGCCCGCGACGACGGCGCCGCCGGCCGAGGTCGACCTGGCCGCAGTGATCAGCGACGAGGACCTGCTCGAGCAGACCCGGTGGGCGCTGGGCCTGCTGGAGGAGGAAACAGGCGTGGTCTCGGCGGGGGAGTTCGCCGAGCGGTTCGACCAGGCCTTCCAGGACCAGCTCAGCGCCTTCGAGCTCTCCGTGGGTATCGGACCCCTGCGCCTGAGCGGCCCCTACACGGTCACCCACGCCGCCGTGGGGGCGGGTCGCGTCGCCAGCCTGTCGCTGCACTCCGAGCGGCGCCCACTCATCCTGTCGATCGGGCTGGACGACGAGGGCCGGATCCAGATGCTCTCCTACCAGGAGGACACTTCGGGGGAGCCACCCGCGATCAGCGCGTGGGCGGATCTGGACGCCGCGCTGGCCGACCTCGGCGCCCAGACCCAGGTCGTCGTCGGCGAGGTCCGGGACGGCACCTGCCAGACGGTGCACACCACCGAAGGCCTCCCGGCGGGCGGGGAGGCCCGGCCCACCGGCTCCGTCTTCAAGCTGCTCGTGCTCGCCGGGCTGGTGGACGCCGTCGAGGCCGGGGAGCTGGCATGGGCCGACGAGCTGGAGATCACCGACGCCGTCAAGAGCCTGCCTTCGGGCATCCTGCAGGACCGGGAGACCGGCTCCACGGTGAGCGTCCAGGAGGCCGCCGAGCTGATGATCTCGATCAGCGACAACACCGCCACCGACCTGCTCATCGCCGCCGTCGGCCAGGACCGGCTGCGCTCCTCGGCCGAACAGGCGGGGGTCGACCCCGACCGCGTCACCCCACTGCAGACCACGCGCGAGCTGTTCATCCTCGGCTGGGGCGTGGAGCAGGACGTCCGGGACCGCTGGGCCCGGGCGGCGTCCCACCAGGAGCGCCAGGCGGTCCTCGAGGGTCTGCCGCAGGACCTGTCGGTGGTCGACGTCGACGCAGTCACGACCCCGGTCTGGCAGGACGGGGTGGACTGGCCGCTCACCGGGGGTGAGGTGTGTTCCATGCACGCCCGTCTGCAGCAGCAGGCGGCCACCGAGGCGGGCGGGCCGGTGCGCGAGATCCTGTCGGCCAACCCGGGCGGGCAGGTGCCCGAGAGCGTGACCTACCAGGGCTTCAAGGGCGGCTCGGCCCCCGGGGTGCTGGCGCTGAGCTACTACGTCGAGACCGGGGCCGCGGCGCAGGACGCGCCTGAGGGTTACGTGCTGGTCCTGCAGACGCGCAGCGAGTCGATGATCGACCAGTTGCGGATGGGCACGATCGTCGGGGCCGGCCTGCAGCACCTGGCGGGCGGTGAGGACTAG
- a CDS encoding fructosamine kinase family protein has translation MTITGTPTRSTGPDGEPVFTKTLVDAPPLFFHREAAGLRALQAAGARVPDVLDVTEETITLSWVEQGGERTAASEEEFGRELAALHRSGPERLQAQEAPSRESAASTARGVAATHGSGDAKPPVTFGSVDGEPTAYLGACPVDLTPTGAWHESWVQRRVLPLARRAAELGALDPVLAALAERISPDRLGPPEPPALLHGDLWGSNRLVDSRGRSWLIDPCAQLGHREVDLAMMQLFGGFSGRVFAAYVEAHPLAEGWQERVAVYQTVPLLVHALLFGGGYGVQAGDALREAAR, from the coding sequence ATGACGATCACCGGCACCCCAACCCGCAGCACGGGTCCCGACGGCGAGCCGGTCTTCACCAAGACCCTGGTGGACGCGCCGCCGCTGTTCTTCCACCGCGAGGCCGCGGGCCTGCGGGCCCTGCAGGCGGCCGGTGCCCGGGTCCCCGACGTCCTGGACGTCACCGAAGAGACCATCACGCTGTCCTGGGTCGAGCAGGGCGGTGAGCGCACCGCGGCCTCCGAGGAGGAGTTCGGCAGGGAGCTCGCGGCCCTGCACCGGAGCGGCCCCGAGCGGCTCCAGGCCCAGGAGGCGCCCTCCAGGGAGAGCGCCGCCTCGACGGCCAGGGGGGTGGCCGCGACCCACGGCTCGGGTGACGCGAAGCCCCCGGTGACCTTCGGGTCGGTGGACGGCGAGCCCACGGCATACCTGGGTGCGTGCCCCGTCGACCTCACCCCGACGGGAGCCTGGCACGAATCCTGGGTGCAGCGCCGGGTCCTCCCGCTGGCGCGACGGGCGGCCGAGCTGGGCGCGCTGGACCCCGTCCTGGCAGCGTTGGCCGAGCGGATCAGCCCTGACCGCCTCGGTCCGCCGGAGCCGCCCGCGCTGCTGCACGGCGACCTTTGGGGCAGCAACCGCCTGGTCGACAGCCGCGGCCGCAGCTGGCTGATCGACCCCTGCGCCCAGCTCGGGCACCGCGAGGTGGACCTGGCCATGATGCAGCTCTTCGGCGGCTTCAGCGGGAGGGTGTTCGCGGCCTACGTCGAGGCGCACCCGCTGGCCGAGGGTTGGCAGGAGCGGGTCGCGGTCTACCAGACGGTCCCGCTGCTGGTGCACGCCCTGCTCTTCGGGGGCGGGTACGGGGTGCAGGCCGGTGACGCGCTGCGCGAGGCGGCCCGGTGA
- a CDS encoding ATP-grasp domain-containing protein — MQRRTTFLLGKKPRAGTIVAEVIDLLTTWDVSCEVLLPHDQHVRPDDTQDVDLVVHRGLSGADEDLLSTLDAMGTPLCNPWAGSTHLRDRAALHGALDRASVPSPRGVMHATWAEVLAEEGRRRVVVKAVAGPGRGCGVLPSPLPQEPPMDGPYLVEELIEHDGTDRKLYVAGQHVSGLLKPSTLVRSHTTEGTPFTVDAQLAELARRTLQHLDLHLAGVDVVIGPDGPVVVDVNAFPGYRGVEAAARAVAAHLLEHLGRADDPTS, encoded by the coding sequence ATGCAGCGTCGCACCACCTTCCTCCTGGGCAAGAAGCCCCGCGCCGGCACCATCGTCGCCGAGGTCATCGATCTGCTCACCACCTGGGACGTCTCCTGCGAGGTGTTGCTGCCGCACGACCAGCACGTGCGCCCCGACGACACCCAGGACGTCGACCTCGTCGTGCACCGTGGCCTGTCCGGCGCGGACGAGGACCTGCTGTCGACCCTGGACGCCATGGGCACTCCGCTGTGCAACCCCTGGGCCGGGAGCACCCACCTGCGCGACCGCGCCGCCCTGCACGGCGCCCTCGACCGGGCCAGCGTGCCCTCCCCGCGGGGGGTCATGCACGCGACCTGGGCCGAGGTGCTCGCCGAGGAGGGCCGACGGCGGGTCGTGGTCAAGGCCGTCGCCGGACCGGGCCGGGGGTGCGGTGTGCTGCCCAGCCCCCTGCCGCAGGAGCCGCCGATGGACGGCCCCTACTTGGTGGAGGAGCTCATCGAGCACGACGGGACCGACCGCAAGCTCTACGTCGCCGGCCAGCACGTCTCCGGTCTGCTCAAGCCGTCCACCCTGGTCCGCAGCCACACCACCGAGGGGACGCCCTTCACGGTCGACGCCCAGCTCGCCGAGCTGGCCCGCCGCACCTTGCAGCACCTGGACCTGCACCTCGCCGGCGTCGACGTGGTGATCGGGCCGGACGGGCCGGTCGTGGTGGACGTCAACGCCTTCCCCGGCTACCGCGGCGTCGAGGCCGCGGCCCGTGCGGTGGCGGCGCACCTGCTGGAGCACCTGGGCCGTGCCGACGATCCGACGTCCTGA
- a CDS encoding NADH-quinone oxidoreductase subunit A: protein MREYLVVALTLLAGIALVAAAMGARRVLAPADPSPAKLTTYESGVDPVGSGWEQGSVRYVVFALLYVIFAVDAVYLFPWALVIRTELGLASLVEMAIFIGVLVVALLHVWRRGLLRWW from the coding sequence ATGCGTGAGTATCTCGTCGTCGCCCTCACCCTGCTGGCCGGCATCGCCCTCGTGGCGGCCGCCATGGGTGCCCGGCGCGTGCTCGCGCCCGCCGACCCCTCGCCCGCCAAGCTGACCACCTATGAGTCCGGTGTCGACCCCGTCGGGTCGGGGTGGGAGCAGGGCAGCGTCCGGTATGTCGTCTTCGCGCTGCTGTACGTCATCTTCGCGGTCGACGCCGTCTACCTCTTCCCCTGGGCGCTGGTCATCCGCACCGAGCTCGGCCTGGCCTCGCTGGTGGAGATGGCGATCTTCATCGGGGTGCTCGTCGTGGCGCTGCTGCACGTGTGGCGGCGTGGCCTGTTGAGGTGGTGGTGA
- a CDS encoding NADH-quinone oxidoreductase subunit B: protein MVDLPDPRVGAPVERAPRAVQVVLNWGRKYSLWVFNFGLACCAIEFISASMARHDFIRLGVIPFAPGPRQSDLMVVSGTVTDKMAPSIRRLYEQMPEPKYVISFGACSNSGGPYWDSYCVTKGVDQLIPVDVYVPGCPPRPEALLAGIVQLQQQIAEEVPGQARARRPGARYADRPVSAGEATRGLVAPPEVGGGPPR from the coding sequence ATGGTCGACCTGCCCGACCCCCGCGTGGGCGCCCCCGTGGAGAGGGCGCCCCGGGCCGTCCAGGTCGTCCTCAACTGGGGGCGCAAGTACTCGCTGTGGGTGTTCAACTTTGGCCTGGCCTGCTGCGCGATCGAGTTCATCAGCGCCTCGATGGCCCGGCACGACTTCATCCGTCTCGGGGTGATTCCGTTCGCCCCTGGGCCGCGGCAGTCCGACCTGATGGTCGTCTCCGGCACGGTGACGGACAAGATGGCGCCGTCCATCCGACGGCTCTACGAGCAGATGCCTGAGCCGAAGTACGTCATCTCCTTCGGTGCCTGCTCCAACTCCGGCGGCCCCTACTGGGACTCCTACTGCGTGACCAAGGGCGTGGACCAGCTGATCCCGGTCGACGTCTATGTGCCCGGCTGCCCGCCGCGCCCGGAGGCGCTGCTGGCCGGCATCGTGCAGCTGCAGCAGCAGATCGCCGAAGAGGTCCCGGGGCAGGCACGGGCCCGGCGCCCGGGCGCACGGTATGCCGACCGCCCCGTGTCGGCAGGAGAGGCCACTCGCGGCTTGGTCGCGCCGCCGGAGGTCGGCGGTGGTCCTCCGAGATGA